One part of the Anaeromyxobacter sp. Fw109-5 genome encodes these proteins:
- a CDS encoding OmpP1/FadL family transporter, whose protein sequence is MNKILIRRASLAAAIACALIASPSGALASGFQLIEQNGSGLGNAYAGQAAAAEDASAIFFNPAGLTRVQGLQVVAALNLIRPSPDFSDGGSTPATLQPTLGGTGGDGGSLALVPNGYVSFETVPGVIWTGLGLSVPFGLETEWDSGWMGRFHAIKSAVQTINLNPTVAWKVAPWLSLGAGANYQWLDAELTNSVNYSAAAFAVGGATALGALAASGCGGATGGCEGVANVSGDTWSWGWNVGALVELPTKTRVGVSYRSRIKHYVKGDVSFANRPALLAAGLPDGAIQTTIELPDTLSAAVAQPVGDALELLADYTWTGWSTLKDLSIFRESGAPLTSTPLEFDDSWRVGLGASYRATEALKIRLGTAYDRTPVQDEFRTPRLPDEDRWWLAGGVQWAFTRQAALDVGAAYLIIDEASSDLPNVDASPPAGFSAPPRGHLVGSYDASVWLASAQVRFSF, encoded by the coding sequence GTGAACAAGATCCTCATTCGACGCGCTTCGCTCGCGGCGGCGATCGCGTGCGCGCTCATCGCCTCGCCGAGCGGCGCCCTCGCCTCCGGCTTCCAGCTCATCGAGCAGAACGGGAGCGGGCTCGGGAATGCCTACGCCGGCCAGGCGGCCGCGGCGGAGGACGCGAGCGCCATCTTCTTCAACCCCGCCGGCCTGACCCGGGTCCAAGGGCTCCAGGTGGTGGCCGCGCTCAACCTCATCCGGCCGTCTCCCGACTTCAGCGACGGCGGCTCGACCCCCGCCACGCTGCAGCCCACCCTCGGCGGCACCGGCGGCGACGGCGGCTCCCTCGCGCTGGTCCCGAACGGCTACGTCTCCTTCGAGACGGTTCCCGGCGTGATCTGGACGGGGCTCGGCCTGAGCGTCCCGTTCGGCCTCGAGACGGAGTGGGACTCCGGCTGGATGGGCCGCTTCCACGCCATCAAGTCCGCGGTGCAGACCATCAACCTCAACCCGACGGTGGCGTGGAAGGTCGCGCCCTGGCTGTCGCTCGGCGCCGGCGCGAACTACCAGTGGCTCGACGCCGAGCTGACGAACTCGGTGAACTACAGCGCGGCCGCGTTCGCCGTGGGTGGCGCGACGGCGCTCGGCGCGCTCGCGGCGTCGGGCTGCGGTGGCGCCACCGGCGGCTGCGAAGGCGTCGCCAACGTCTCCGGCGACACGTGGAGCTGGGGCTGGAACGTCGGCGCGCTGGTCGAGCTCCCGACGAAGACGCGCGTGGGGGTGTCGTACCGGTCCCGCATCAAGCACTACGTGAAGGGCGACGTCTCCTTCGCCAACCGGCCCGCGCTGCTCGCCGCCGGGCTTCCGGACGGCGCCATCCAGACGACCATCGAGCTGCCGGACACGCTCTCGGCGGCGGTCGCGCAGCCGGTCGGCGACGCGCTCGAGCTGCTCGCCGACTACACGTGGACGGGCTGGTCCACGCTCAAGGACCTCTCGATCTTCAGGGAGAGCGGCGCGCCGCTCACGAGCACGCCGCTCGAGTTCGACGACAGCTGGCGCGTGGGTCTCGGCGCGAGCTATCGGGCGACGGAGGCGCTGAAGATCCGGCTCGGCACCGCCTACGACAGGACGCCGGTGCAGGACGAGTTCCGCACGCCGCGCCTCCCGGACGAGGACCGCTGGTGGCTGGCGGGCGGCGTCCAGTGGGCGTTCACGAGGCAGGCCGCGCTCGACGTCGGCGCCGCGTACCTCATCATCGACGAGGCCAGCAGCGACCTGCCCAACGTGGACGCGAGCCCCCCGGCGGGGTTCTCGGCCCCGCCGCGCGGGCACCTCGTGGGCTCGTACGACGCGAGCGTGTGGCTCGCGAGCGCCCAGGTTCGCTTCTCGTTCTGA
- a CDS encoding symporter small accessory protein codes for MLGFADGGVAAAFLLSVASAALCVVYGLLKWNEDEAPLPTPVHPAGERVEIDDV; via the coding sequence ATGCTCGGATTCGCCGACGGCGGCGTCGCCGCCGCGTTCCTCCTCTCCGTCGCCAGCGCCGCCCTGTGCGTCGTCTACGGGCTCCTCAAGTGGAACGAGGACGAGGCCCCGCTGCCCACCCCGGTCCATCCCGCCGGCGAGCGCGTCGAGATCGACGACGTCTAG
- a CDS encoding sodium:solute symporter yields MNVPLLATIVALYTAVVVFLGWLGYRNTKSAADFLVGGRQIHPVLMALAYGSTFISTSAIVGFGGVAALFGMGLLWLTALNILIGIFVAFVVFGRPTRRLGAALDAHTFPELLGRRFGSRFIQGFAGGTIALLMPLYAAAVLIGGARFLEVQLQLRYDLALLVFAAITMAYVLFGGLKGVVYTDAFQGSLMFVGMIVLLVTTYALTGGAGAHDALTDLAGQVPPALQKGGHRGWTAMPALGSPIWWQLVSTIVLGVGVGVLAQPQLTLRFMTVKSGKELNRALVPGGVFILFMTGVAFLVGALTNVYFWNRDGKIALAMVVDPATGKPNVDKLIPTFTQAAMPEWFGYLFMLTLLAAAMSTLSAQFHVIGTAIGRDLYQEVVARGAHQERTVPIAKVGIFAGFLVTLVLAFQLGAGIVAIATSLFFGMCAAAFLPLFVAALFWKRATKAGALAGMIAGTVAWAGWVLLVHEKESAALGLARLLSGKPSLGAGTVWAVVDPIVVALPISALVTIAVSLATKPMTLASAPPAHARRDAA; encoded by the coding sequence GTGAACGTCCCGCTGCTCGCGACCATCGTCGCGCTCTACACCGCCGTCGTCGTGTTCCTGGGCTGGCTCGGCTACCGCAACACGAAGAGCGCCGCCGACTTCCTCGTCGGCGGCCGCCAGATCCACCCGGTGCTCATGGCGCTCGCCTACGGGTCGACCTTCATCTCGACCTCCGCCATCGTCGGCTTCGGCGGCGTCGCGGCGCTGTTCGGGATGGGGCTGCTCTGGCTCACCGCCCTGAACATCCTCATCGGCATCTTCGTCGCCTTCGTCGTCTTCGGCCGGCCGACGCGCCGCCTCGGCGCCGCGCTCGACGCGCACACCTTCCCCGAGCTGCTCGGGCGGCGCTTCGGCTCGCGCTTCATCCAGGGCTTCGCCGGCGGGACCATCGCCCTGCTCATGCCGCTGTACGCGGCCGCGGTGCTCATCGGCGGCGCGCGCTTCCTGGAGGTGCAGCTGCAGCTGCGCTACGACCTCGCCCTCCTCGTGTTCGCCGCCATCACCATGGCGTACGTGCTGTTCGGCGGGCTGAAGGGCGTCGTCTACACCGACGCGTTCCAGGGCTCGCTCATGTTCGTCGGGATGATCGTGCTCCTCGTCACGACCTACGCGCTCACGGGCGGCGCGGGGGCGCACGACGCGCTGACGGACCTCGCCGGCCAGGTCCCGCCGGCGCTGCAGAAGGGCGGCCACCGCGGCTGGACCGCCATGCCGGCGCTCGGCTCGCCCATCTGGTGGCAGCTCGTGTCCACCATCGTGCTCGGCGTCGGCGTCGGCGTGCTGGCGCAGCCGCAGCTCACCCTGCGCTTCATGACCGTGAAGAGCGGCAAGGAGCTGAACCGCGCCCTCGTGCCCGGCGGCGTCTTCATCCTCTTCATGACGGGGGTCGCCTTCCTCGTGGGCGCGCTCACCAACGTCTACTTCTGGAACCGCGACGGGAAGATCGCGCTCGCCATGGTGGTGGACCCCGCCACCGGCAAGCCCAACGTCGACAAGCTCATCCCGACGTTCACCCAGGCCGCGATGCCCGAGTGGTTCGGCTACCTGTTCATGCTGACCTTGCTCGCGGCGGCGATGTCCACGCTCTCGGCGCAGTTCCACGTGATCGGCACCGCCATCGGGCGCGACCTCTACCAGGAGGTCGTCGCGCGCGGCGCGCACCAGGAGCGCACCGTCCCCATCGCCAAGGTCGGCATCTTCGCCGGCTTCCTCGTGACGCTCGTCCTCGCCTTCCAGCTCGGCGCCGGCATCGTGGCCATCGCCACCTCGCTCTTCTTCGGCATGTGCGCGGCGGCCTTCCTGCCGCTGTTCGTCGCGGCGCTCTTCTGGAAGCGCGCCACCAAGGCCGGCGCGCTCGCCGGCATGATCGCCGGGACCGTCGCGTGGGCCGGCTGGGTGCTCCTCGTGCACGAGAAGGAGTCCGCCGCGCTCGGGCTCGCGCGGCTCCTCTCCGGCAAGCCGAGCCTGGGCGCGGGGACGGTCTGGGCGGTAGTCGACCCCATCGTCGTGGCCCTGCCCATCTCGGCGCTCGTGACCATCGCCGTCTCCCTCGCGACCAAGCCCATGACGCTCGCGTCCGCCCCGCCCGCCCACGCCCGGCGCGACGCCGCCTGA
- a CDS encoding phenylacetate--CoA ligase family protein: MSTPLLESAIFDPAETLPVPERRALQARRLAETVRRAAAVPFYRDALGRAGAGADAIRSADDVRRLPFTTKDDLRQSYPLGLLAVPRAELARVHGSSGTTGKPTFVAYTRADLDTWSGLVARFLVAGGLRPEHLVHVAFGYGLFTGGFGLHYGIERVGAAVVPAAGGNTPRQVMLIRDLGAEVLVCTPSYALHIAEVARAEGYRPGELPLRFGHFGGEPWTEEMRITLERELGILAFNNYGLSEVVGPGVAGECSHRTGMHVQEDHFLVECVDPDTLAHVPDGEVGELVFTTLTKQAMPVLRYRTRDLAALDRSPCPCGRTGVRMSRVVGRSDDMLIIRGVNVFPSQVEEALLRVEGTAPHYLIEVSRPGSLDEAVVKVEMRPADFRDEMRQLQELHDRIDREIHAVTGVRMTVELVAPNTLERSAGKAQRVLDHRRTGRA; encoded by the coding sequence GTGTCCACGCCCCTGCTCGAGAGCGCGATCTTCGATCCCGCCGAGACCCTGCCCGTCCCCGAGCGGCGCGCGCTGCAGGCGCGCCGCCTCGCCGAGACCGTCCGCCGCGCGGCGGCGGTGCCGTTCTACCGCGACGCGCTCGGGCGCGCCGGCGCCGGCGCGGACGCGATCCGCTCGGCGGACGACGTCCGGCGCCTCCCCTTCACGACGAAGGACGATCTCCGCCAGAGCTATCCGCTCGGCCTGCTCGCCGTCCCTCGCGCCGAGCTGGCCCGGGTGCACGGCTCGTCCGGCACGACGGGCAAGCCCACCTTCGTCGCGTACACGCGGGCCGACCTCGACACCTGGTCCGGCCTGGTGGCGCGCTTCCTGGTGGCCGGCGGGCTGCGCCCCGAGCACCTCGTCCACGTCGCCTTCGGCTACGGGCTCTTCACCGGCGGCTTCGGCCTGCACTACGGCATCGAGCGGGTCGGCGCCGCGGTGGTCCCCGCCGCCGGCGGGAACACGCCGCGCCAGGTGATGCTCATCCGCGACCTCGGCGCGGAGGTGCTCGTCTGCACCCCCTCGTACGCGCTGCACATCGCGGAGGTGGCGCGCGCGGAGGGCTACCGGCCGGGCGAGCTGCCGCTCAGGTTCGGCCACTTCGGCGGCGAGCCCTGGACGGAGGAGATGCGCATCACCCTCGAGCGCGAGCTCGGCATCCTGGCCTTCAACAACTACGGCCTCTCCGAGGTGGTCGGCCCGGGGGTCGCCGGCGAGTGCTCCCACCGCACCGGCATGCACGTGCAGGAGGACCACTTCCTCGTGGAGTGCGTGGATCCCGACACCCTCGCGCACGTCCCGGACGGCGAGGTGGGCGAGCTGGTGTTCACGACCCTCACCAAGCAGGCGATGCCGGTGCTCCGCTACCGCACCCGCGATCTCGCGGCGCTCGACCGCTCCCCGTGCCCGTGCGGGCGCACCGGCGTGCGCATGAGCCGGGTGGTCGGCCGCTCCGACGACATGCTCATCATCCGCGGCGTGAACGTCTTCCCGTCGCAGGTCGAGGAGGCGCTGCTGCGCGTCGAGGGGACCGCGCCGCACTACCTCATCGAGGTCTCGCGCCCCGGCTCGCTCGACGAGGCGGTGGTGAAGGTGGAGATGCGCCCCGCGGACTTCCGCGACGAGATGCGGCAGCTCCAGGAGCTGCACGACCGCATCGACCGGGAGATCCACGCCGTCACCGGCGTGCGCATGACGGTGGAGCTCGTCGCGCCCAACACCCTCGAGCGCTCCGCCGGCAAGGCGCAGCGCGTGCTCGATCACCGGCGGACCGGCCGCGCCTGA
- a CDS encoding ACT domain-containing protein, whose translation MKIRQLSLFLENRPGQLRFPCKVLGDAGIDILTMSLADTAQFGILRLVVKEWQRAREVLEAAGVVVNVTEVLAVDVPDRPGGLAGVLEAFEKAGVGVEYMYAFASRERGRHATLLFRLEDPDRAAKLLEAAGVKLVPSDELFARSGA comes from the coding sequence GTGAAGATCCGCCAGCTCTCGCTGTTCCTCGAGAACCGCCCCGGCCAGCTGCGCTTCCCCTGCAAGGTGCTGGGCGACGCCGGCATCGACATCCTCACCATGTCGCTCGCCGACACCGCGCAGTTCGGCATCCTTCGCCTAGTGGTGAAGGAGTGGCAGCGCGCCAGGGAGGTGCTCGAGGCGGCCGGGGTCGTGGTGAACGTCACCGAGGTGCTCGCGGTCGACGTGCCCGATCGCCCGGGCGGGCTCGCCGGGGTGCTCGAGGCGTTCGAGAAGGCCGGGGTGGGCGTCGAGTACATGTACGCGTTCGCGTCCCGCGAGCGCGGCCGCCACGCCACCCTGCTCTTCCGGCTCGAGGACCCCGACCGCGCCGCGAAGCTCCTCGAGGCGGCGGGCGTGAAGCTCGTCCCCTCCGACGAGCTCTTCGCCCGCTCGGGCGCGTAG
- a CDS encoding phenylacetate--CoA ligase family protein: MTTQWNDAPGGFHPASAPDFLPRRELARLQLGRLQSVVARAYARVPLFRGRMEERGLSPADVRSLEDLARLPFTVKTDLRDTYPFGLFASPMEEVVRLHASSGTTGKPIVVAYTEADLRVWTSVMVRTFAACGLHRGDVIQNAYGYGLFTGGLGAHYGGEALGATVIPISGGNTERQLMVLQDFRVTAICCTPSYMLHLVERAREAGISFERLQVGVFGAEPWSEEMRRHIEATAGIRAHDIYGLSEIIGPGVGIECQRREGLHLFEDHFFPEIIDPETGDVLPDGAEGELVLTTLSKEAMPMIRYRTRDITALLPEPCACGRTIRRIRRIGRRSDDMLIVRGVNVFPSQIEAALLAVEGTLPHYQLVLTREHGLDEMEVQVEVTPEVFSDTIGAMEGLRRRLEAAIDHVVGIRAKVTLVAPRTLARSEGKAKRVSDRRNIQGGVS, encoded by the coding sequence TTGACGACCCAGTGGAACGACGCGCCGGGAGGCTTCCACCCCGCGAGCGCGCCCGACTTCCTGCCGCGGCGCGAGCTCGCCCGGCTCCAGCTCGGCCGGCTGCAGTCGGTCGTCGCCCGCGCCTACGCGCGCGTGCCGCTCTTCCGCGGACGGATGGAGGAGCGCGGCCTCTCGCCCGCCGACGTGCGCTCGCTCGAGGACCTCGCGCGGCTGCCCTTCACGGTCAAGACGGACCTGCGCGACACCTACCCGTTCGGCCTGTTCGCGAGCCCGATGGAGGAGGTCGTCCGCCTCCACGCGTCCTCCGGCACGACCGGCAAGCCCATCGTGGTCGCCTACACCGAGGCGGACCTGCGGGTGTGGACGAGCGTGATGGTCCGCACGTTCGCGGCCTGCGGCCTCCACCGCGGCGACGTGATCCAGAACGCCTACGGGTACGGGCTCTTCACCGGCGGCCTCGGCGCCCACTACGGCGGCGAGGCCCTCGGCGCCACGGTGATCCCCATCTCCGGCGGCAACACCGAGCGCCAGCTCATGGTGCTCCAGGACTTCCGGGTCACCGCCATCTGCTGCACCCCCTCCTACATGCTCCACCTCGTCGAGCGCGCCCGCGAGGCGGGCATCTCCTTCGAGCGGCTGCAGGTGGGGGTCTTCGGCGCGGAGCCCTGGTCCGAGGAGATGCGCCGCCACATCGAGGCAACCGCCGGCATCCGGGCGCACGACATCTACGGCCTCTCCGAGATCATCGGCCCGGGCGTCGGGATCGAGTGCCAGCGGCGCGAGGGGCTCCACCTCTTCGAGGACCACTTCTTCCCGGAGATCATCGATCCCGAGACGGGCGACGTCCTCCCCGACGGCGCGGAGGGCGAGCTCGTCCTCACCACGCTCTCGAAGGAGGCGATGCCGATGATCCGCTACCGCACGCGCGACATCACGGCGCTCCTCCCGGAGCCCTGCGCCTGCGGCCGCACCATCCGCCGCATCCGCCGCATCGGCCGCCGCTCCGACGACATGCTCATCGTCCGCGGCGTGAACGTGTTCCCGTCGCAGATCGAGGCCGCGCTCCTCGCCGTCGAGGGCACCCTGCCGCACTACCAGCTCGTCCTCACCCGCGAGCACGGGCTCGACGAGATGGAGGTGCAGGTGGAGGTGACGCCGGAGGTGTTCTCCGACACCATCGGCGCGATGGAGGGGCTGCGGCGCCGGCTGGAGGCGGCGATCGACCACGTCGTCGGCATCCGCGCGAAGGTGACGCTCGTCGCGCCCCGCACCCTCGCCCGCAGCGAGGGCAAGGCGAAGCGCGTCTCGGATCGCCGCAACATCCAAGGAGGGGTTTCGTGA
- a CDS encoding indolepyruvate oxidoreductase subunit beta has translation MSDVVNVVFAGLGGQGVIKASDILADAAFRAGRDVKKAEVHGMSQRGGSVTSDVRFGREVLSPMVPRGEAHYLVVLSPSEVAVTRPLLGKAGVLIPPDLVDEAALPNRKSLNVALLGALARHLDLPDEHWLAAIRAALPERLHEVNERAFRLGREAAGRAG, from the coding sequence ATGTCTGACGTGGTGAACGTCGTGTTCGCGGGCCTCGGGGGCCAGGGCGTCATCAAGGCGTCGGACATCCTCGCGGACGCCGCCTTCCGGGCCGGGCGAGACGTGAAGAAGGCCGAGGTCCACGGCATGAGCCAGCGCGGCGGGTCGGTCACCTCGGACGTCCGCTTCGGGCGCGAGGTGCTCTCGCCCATGGTGCCGCGCGGCGAGGCGCACTACCTCGTGGTCCTCTCCCCCTCCGAGGTCGCCGTCACGCGGCCCCTGCTCGGGAAGGCCGGCGTGCTCATCCCGCCCGACCTCGTGGACGAGGCGGCGCTGCCGAACCGCAAGAGCCTGAACGTCGCCCTGCTGGGCGCGCTCGCCCGCCACCTCGATCTGCCCGACGAGCACTGGCTCGCGGCGATCCGGGCGGCGCTGCCCGAGCGGCTGCACGAGGTGAACGAGCGGGCGTTCCGGCTCGGCCGCGAGGCGGCGGGCCGGGCCGGGTAG
- a CDS encoding thiamine pyrophosphate-dependent enzyme, translated as MERRLLSGDEAVAAAAMDGGVHLGTGYPGTPSTEILEAFSALGGRAQWAPNEKVALEVGLGAAFAGARAVVTMKHVGLNVAADPLFTAAYTGVSGALVVVAADDPGMASSQNEQDSRRYAIAAGLPMLEPADSQEAYELALAALELSQRWQLPVLLRMTTRVCHSKSIVTRQSAVAPAPVPRFARDVASRVMIPAYARPAHRRLRKKLESLEAWGETAPLAIWREGSKALGVIANGVTARHVREAAPEASLLELKLVHPLPLEKIRAFAASVERCVVIEEGDPVIADAVRAAGIPVEGKAPSFRFGELDVPRVRRILARDLSPEPEAPKGKPPQLCEACPYHPVYSTLKKLGCIVAGDIGCYTLGVLPPYEGMDTCVAMGASLGVGLGLRHVLPEEDARKVVSIIGDSTFVHTGLNGLVEMVYNPPPTGHVLVVLDNGTTAMTGQQEHPGTGRTLDHEPTAKLSIEGLARALGVANVDVVDPIADPAGFERLLAGRLSRPQLSVIVARRPCILAAADIRKYEKAAAAAGCAACPEVENV; from the coding sequence ATGGAACGACGGCTTCTTTCCGGTGACGAGGCGGTGGCCGCCGCCGCGATGGACGGCGGCGTGCACCTCGGCACCGGGTACCCCGGCACGCCCTCGACCGAGATCCTCGAGGCGTTCTCGGCGCTCGGCGGCCGCGCCCAGTGGGCGCCGAACGAGAAGGTCGCGCTCGAGGTCGGCCTCGGCGCGGCCTTCGCCGGCGCGCGCGCCGTCGTCACCATGAAGCACGTCGGCCTGAACGTCGCCGCCGACCCGCTCTTCACCGCCGCGTACACCGGCGTCTCGGGCGCGCTCGTGGTGGTCGCCGCGGACGACCCGGGCATGGCGTCCTCCCAGAACGAGCAGGACAGCCGCCGCTACGCCATCGCCGCCGGCCTCCCCATGCTCGAGCCCGCCGACTCGCAGGAGGCCTACGAGCTCGCCCTCGCCGCGCTCGAGCTGTCGCAGCGCTGGCAGCTGCCGGTGCTGCTGCGCATGACGACGCGCGTCTGCCACTCGAAGTCGATCGTCACCCGGCAGTCCGCCGTCGCCCCCGCGCCGGTGCCGCGCTTCGCGCGCGACGTCGCCTCGCGCGTGATGATCCCCGCCTACGCCCGCCCCGCCCACCGCCGCCTGCGCAAGAAGCTCGAGAGCCTCGAGGCGTGGGGCGAGACCGCGCCGCTCGCGATCTGGCGCGAGGGGAGCAAGGCGCTCGGGGTGATCGCCAACGGCGTGACGGCCCGGCACGTCCGGGAGGCCGCGCCGGAGGCGAGCCTGCTCGAGCTGAAGCTCGTGCACCCCCTCCCCCTCGAGAAGATCCGCGCCTTCGCCGCCTCGGTGGAGCGCTGCGTGGTGATCGAGGAGGGCGACCCGGTCATCGCCGACGCGGTCCGGGCCGCGGGCATCCCGGTGGAGGGCAAGGCACCCTCCTTCCGCTTCGGCGAGCTCGACGTCCCGCGCGTGCGGCGGATCCTGGCGCGCGACCTCTCGCCCGAGCCGGAGGCGCCGAAGGGCAAGCCCCCGCAGCTCTGCGAGGCGTGCCCGTACCACCCGGTCTACTCCACCCTGAAGAAGCTCGGCTGCATCGTGGCCGGCGACATCGGCTGCTACACGCTCGGCGTGCTGCCGCCGTACGAGGGGATGGACACCTGCGTGGCGATGGGCGCGTCGCTCGGCGTCGGGCTGGGGCTGCGCCACGTGCTGCCCGAGGAGGACGCCCGCAAGGTGGTGTCCATCATCGGCGACTCGACCTTCGTCCACACCGGGCTGAACGGGCTCGTGGAGATGGTCTACAACCCGCCGCCCACCGGCCACGTGCTCGTGGTGCTCGACAACGGCACCACCGCCATGACCGGGCAGCAGGAGCACCCGGGCACGGGGCGCACGCTCGATCACGAGCCCACCGCCAAGCTCTCGATCGAGGGGCTCGCGCGCGCCCTCGGGGTCGCGAACGTGGACGTGGTGGACCCCATCGCCGATCCGGCCGGGTTCGAGCGGCTCCTCGCGGGCCGGCTCTCCCGCCCGCAGCTCTCCGTCATCGTCGCGCGCCGCCCCTGCATCCTCGCCGCCGCGGACATCCGCAAGTACGAGAAGGCGGCGGCCGCCGCGGGCTGCGCGGCCTGCCCGGAGGTGGAGAATGTCTGA
- a CDS encoding phosphate acyltransferase, with the protein MMPIPTLERLVAAARAAGPLRVAVAAAENDTALAAAALAVRQRIAEIVLVGDPQAIRARLAAAGEDPADFSVEPAESDADAARRAVAMVRGGEAAVLMKGRLPTGELLRAVLDREGGLRAGRLLSDVLVADHPLSERPRLLGVTDGGVNVAPTLPQKKEIVANAVRLFQALGYARPKVACLCAVETVSEVMAATKDAQALAEANARGELPGCVVSGPLALDNALSPEAARAKGIDHPVAGHADVLLVPTIETGNALGKAFTYLARRHVGHVIVGALAPVLIPSRVERAEDKIYSIALGVLAAASERWRREGGGRERP; encoded by the coding sequence ATGATGCCCATCCCCACGCTCGAGCGGCTCGTCGCGGCCGCCCGCGCCGCCGGCCCGCTTCGTGTGGCCGTGGCGGCGGCCGAGAACGACACCGCCCTCGCCGCGGCCGCGCTCGCCGTCCGCCAGCGCATCGCGGAGATCGTGCTCGTGGGCGATCCCCAGGCGATCCGCGCGCGGCTCGCCGCCGCCGGCGAGGATCCCGCCGATTTCAGCGTCGAGCCGGCGGAGAGCGACGCCGACGCGGCGCGTCGCGCCGTGGCGATGGTGCGCGGCGGGGAGGCGGCCGTGCTCATGAAGGGCCGCCTGCCGACGGGCGAGCTGCTGCGCGCGGTGCTGGATCGCGAGGGGGGGCTCCGCGCCGGGCGGCTCCTCTCCGACGTGCTCGTCGCGGATCACCCGCTCTCCGAGCGGCCGCGCCTGCTCGGCGTGACCGACGGCGGGGTGAACGTCGCGCCCACGCTCCCGCAGAAGAAGGAGATCGTCGCGAACGCCGTCCGCCTCTTCCAGGCGCTGGGCTACGCGCGGCCGAAGGTGGCCTGCCTGTGCGCCGTGGAGACCGTGAGCGAGGTCATGGCGGCGACGAAGGACGCGCAGGCGCTCGCGGAGGCGAACGCGCGGGGGGAGCTGCCGGGCTGCGTCGTCTCCGGCCCGCTCGCCCTCGACAACGCCCTCAGCCCGGAGGCCGCGCGCGCGAAGGGCATCGACCACCCGGTGGCCGGCCACGCGGACGTCCTGCTCGTCCCGACCATCGAGACCGGCAACGCCCTCGGCAAGGCCTTCACCTACCTCGCCCGGCGCCACGTCGGCCACGTCATCGTCGGCGCGCTGGCGCCGGTGCTCATCCCGTCCCGCGTCGAGCGGGCGGAGGACAAGATCTACTCCATCGCCCTGGGCGTCCTCGCGGCGGCCTCCGAGCGCTGGCGCCGCGAGGGCGGCGGGAGGGAGCGGCCGTGA
- the buk gene encoding butyrate kinase — protein MTEATPEHAGPLVLAVNPGAGSTKLALYRGDALVREEKLTHPPLMERPAARVLDELPARLEAARALLSAAAIPLGRLAAVVGRGGLLPPLRSGTYLVDAEMLRDLARAERGEHASNLGAPMARALADDHACPAFIVDPVSVDELDPVARVSGLCGVERRSLSHALNMRAVARRHAARAGRALEDLRLVVVHMGTGVSLSAQRDGRMVDVVNPQDEGPFSGDRAGGVPAMAVVELCFAPGAEERAVRRRLFGDGGLYSHLRTRDAREAIRRCEAGDSQACLVLDAMCYQIAKAVGGLAAALEGRVDAVLLTGGMAHLPHVVEGVRRRVGWIAPVHVLPGEDELRALAEGALRVLRGEERPRRYGDRE, from the coding sequence GTGACGGAGGCGACCCCGGAGCACGCCGGGCCGCTCGTGCTGGCGGTGAACCCGGGCGCGGGCTCGACGAAGCTCGCGCTCTACCGCGGCGACGCGCTCGTGCGCGAGGAGAAGCTCACCCACCCTCCGCTCATGGAGCGCCCCGCGGCGCGGGTCCTGGACGAGCTCCCCGCCCGCCTCGAGGCGGCGCGGGCGCTGCTCTCCGCCGCGGCGATCCCGCTCGGCCGCCTCGCCGCGGTGGTCGGCCGCGGCGGGCTCCTCCCCCCGCTCCGCTCCGGCACCTACCTCGTGGACGCCGAGATGCTGCGCGACCTCGCCCGGGCCGAGCGCGGCGAGCACGCCTCGAACCTGGGCGCTCCCATGGCGCGCGCGCTCGCCGACGACCACGCCTGCCCGGCCTTCATCGTGGACCCCGTGTCGGTGGACGAGCTCGATCCGGTCGCCCGCGTCTCCGGCCTCTGCGGGGTGGAGCGGCGGAGCCTCTCGCACGCGCTCAACATGCGCGCCGTCGCGAGACGGCACGCCGCCCGGGCGGGCCGCGCGCTCGAGGACCTCCGCCTCGTGGTCGTGCACATGGGCACCGGCGTCTCGCTCTCCGCGCAGCGCGACGGGCGGATGGTCGACGTCGTGAACCCACAGGACGAGGGGCCGTTCTCGGGCGATCGCGCCGGGGGCGTGCCGGCCATGGCGGTGGTGGAGCTGTGCTTCGCGCCGGGCGCGGAGGAGCGCGCGGTGCGTCGCCGGCTCTTCGGCGACGGCGGCCTCTACTCGCACCTCCGCACGCGCGACGCGCGCGAGGCGATCCGCCGCTGCGAGGCGGGCGACTCCCAGGCCTGCCTGGTGCTGGACGCCATGTGCTACCAGATCGCCAAGGCGGTGGGCGGCCTCGCCGCGGCGCTCGAGGGGCGCGTGGACGCGGTGCTCCTCACCGGCGGCATGGCCCACCTGCCGCACGTGGTGGAGGGCGTCCGCCGCCGCGTCGGCTGGATCGCGCCGGTGCACGTCCTCCCCGGCGAGGACGAGCTGCGCGCGCTCGCCGAGGGGGCGCTGCGCGTGCTGCGCGGCGAGGAGCGGCCACGGAGGTACGGCGACCGCGAGTGA